A single genomic interval of Dysidea avara chromosome 8, odDysAvar1.4, whole genome shotgun sequence harbors:
- the LOC136263322 gene encoding uncharacterized protein, whose product MKQDWYVLSRKQKEEVYKVWSNAQKKALTVLPSGLSLNDVWSLFSTHWLTDKVITTFLQIALQKCSNDTRGTFVASTFLCNSLNRHSEVTRRWYQKYALHEMLGIKTYNCNAGNFNHIGEWMTWMLFNTH is encoded by the exons ATGAAACAAGATTGGTATGTACTGAGTAGGAAGCAGAAAGAAGAG GTTTACAAGGTATGGAGCAATGCACAGAAGAAAGCACTGACAGTACTACCTAGTGGGCTCTCATTAAATGATGTCTGGTCACTATTTTCAACTCACTGGCTCACAGACAAG GTGATCACAACGTTTTTACAAATTGCCTTGCAAAAGTGTTCAAAT GATACGAGAGGAACATTTGTCGCATCAACCTTCTTATGCAACAGCCTGAATCGACATTCTGAAGTAACAAGAAGGTGGTACCAAAAG TACGCCTTACATGAAATGTTGGGGATTAAGACTTACAACTGTAATGCG GGTAACTTTAATCATATTGGAGAATGGATGACATGGATGCTGTTTAATACACATTGA
- the LOC136263320 gene encoding endosome-associated-trafficking regulator 1-like → MEKQGEEDNPFSYKAFLKRSADEPSDKKKGKKKASQKTQSQPSATATSQGSNPFSFKHFVASRVSDDTTKVFGESSDSEDDTTMKPSTIIPPKVKHKHDKLFSSESSESDSETTAALLPGNPRKHSNTDKGDIPLVISSHNASDDSFSDHSDVEGGKPLLPNMVNNDGRDITSFAYDETLLVENNKLKNENTSLKSEVVNLKEAVKAEKKRYSELKTKIAALKKKESEETKALENMVAKVEANLVASTQRAVAAEATISELKKEIVQLKGRLATTDTEAIHQQHELVLNAVREKAAYASQNLYSAAEKADQSIRELLSGVDTLKNIADILIYIDRVALTKSTTS, encoded by the exons ATGGAGAAACAAGGCGAAGAAGACAACCCGTTCTCTTACAAGGCGTTCTTGAAGCGAAGTGCAGACGAACCCTCTGATAAGAAGAAAGGAAAGAAGAAAGCAAGTCAGAAAACACAAAGTCAGCCTTCAGCCACCGCTACATCACAAG GCAGTAACCCTTTCTCCTTCAAACATTTTGTGGCTAGTCGAGTTAGTGATGATACAACTAAG GTATTTGGAGAGAGTTCTGATAGTGAAGATGACACCACAATGAAGCCATCCACCATTATCCCCCCCAAAGTGAAACACAAACATGACAAGTTATTCTCATCTGAGTCATCTGAATCTGACAGTGAAACTACAGCAGCGTTATTGCCAGGGAATCCCCGTAAACATTCAAACACAGACAAAGGAGACATTCCATTGGTTATATCATCGCACAATGCAAGTGATGACAGTTTTAGTGACCACTCTGATGTTGAAGGGGGTAAACCCCTATTACCAAATATGGTGAATAATGATGGCCGTGACATCACTTCGTTTGCCTACGATGAAACCTTATTAGTTGAGAATAACAAG TTGAAGAATGAAAACACTTCTTTGAAGAGTGAAGTAGTTAACTTGAAAGAAGCCGTTAAAGCTGAAAAGAAGAG GTATTCAGAGCTGAAGACAAAGATTGCTGCTCTGAAGAAGAAGGAATCGGAGGAGACTAAAGCATTAGAGAACATGGTTGCTAAGGTGGAGGCTAATTTAGTGGCTAGCACA CAACGGGCTGTAGCAGCTGAAGCCACCATCAGTGAACTAAAGAAGGAAATTGTACAACTAaag GGTAGACTGGCGACTACTGATACTGAAGCCATTCATCAACAACATGAACTAGTGTTAAATGCTGTCAGAGAGAAGGCAGCTTATGCCTCACAGAATCTTTACTCTGCAGCTGAGAAGGCTGACCAGTCAATCAG ggAGTTGCTGTCTGGTGTAGATACACTGAAGAATATTGCAGACATTTTGATTTATATTGACCGAGTAGCATTGACTAAGTCAACAACATCTTGA
- the LOC136263321 gene encoding uncharacterized protein, translating to MMMMMNKVPLLITYHLLLVTTLSQASPVDTTNNTTSQSLEEQLTLQQTAVLSEVLKNVLHALQLIDLSVNDVNVTSFEYCYVSGYANPPATNLTIEDRLSYDYRLLEELMLPLEGVLNYESTQLGNDSITYQRLAVALRQLNTSLIEIENIQSDHVLMEQLSSPGGLQDQVVSNVTMSPDERCNNTVTNSIEKYRDLIELQIGLHYAVWDLMDLETDPRSSQQ from the exons atgatgatgatgatgaacaaAGTTCCACTCCTTATCACCTACCATCTCCTACTGGTCACTACTTTATCTCAAGCGAGTCCAGTGGACACTACTAACAACACAACTAGCCAGTCACTGGAGGAACAACTAACACTACAACAGACAGCTGTGCTCTCTGAAGTGTTGAAAAATGTTTTACATGCGTTACAACTCATTGATCTATCAGTGAATGATGTG AATGTGACTTCATTTGAATACTGCTATGTCTCTGGTTATGCTAACCCTCCAGCTACTAACTTGACC ATTGAGGATCGATTGTCATATGACTATCGACTACTGGAAGAGTTGATGTTACCACTTGAAGGAGTACTCAATTACGAGTCAACACAGTTGGGAAATGATTCCATCACATATCAGAGATTAGCTGTTGCTCTCAGACAACTAAACACTTCTTTGATAGAAATAGAAAATATT CAAAGtgaccatgtgctgatggagcAGTTATCTAGCCCTGGGGGATTACAAGATCAGGTGGTCAGTAATGTTACTATG TCACCTGATGAAAGATGCAACAATACTGTGACCAACTCCATTGAGAAATATCGTGACCTTATCGAGCTTCAGATTGGACTACACTATGCTGTATGGGACCTGATGGATTTGGAGACTGATCCACGCTCCTCTCAACAATAA